The following proteins come from a genomic window of Mesorhizobium sp. 113-3-3:
- a CDS encoding sarcosine oxidase subunit delta has product MLITCPHCGVRDAQEFNYLGAADPKRPEGMAAPEAQVFEYVYLRDNPRGEHNELWYHAAGCRAWLIVTRDTLTHSISSVRTAKSTQGPTA; this is encoded by the coding sequence ATGCTCATCACATGTCCACACTGCGGCGTACGGGACGCTCAAGAATTCAACTATCTCGGAGCGGCAGATCCAAAACGTCCGGAGGGCATGGCCGCGCCCGAGGCTCAGGTGTTTGAGTACGTTTATCTTCGCGACAATCCGCGCGGCGAACACAATGAGCTTTGGTATCATGCCGCAGGTTGCAGGGCTTGGCTCATTGTAACCCGAGATACGCTTACTCACTCTATCTCGTCCGTCAGAACGGCAAAGTCTACTCAGGGACCGACGGCATGA
- a CDS encoding sarcosine oxidase subunit beta family protein — protein sequence MRYSAFSLLVQSLRGHKGWTPAWRDPAPKAEYDVIIIGGGGHGLATAHYLASRHGISNVAVLEKGYLGSGNAGRNTTIIRSNYLLPGNTPFYELSMKLWEGLERDLNYNTMVSQRGVLNLCHTDAQRDAYARRGNAMRLAGVDAELLDRSQVRSMLPFLEFDNARFPVQGGLLQRRGGTARHDAVVWGFARAADGRGVDLIQSCEVTGIAVQAGRAVGVETSRGPIRAKKIAMAVAGNSSQVAAMAGLRLPIESHVLQAFVSEGLKPLIDCVVTFGAGHFYISQSDKGGLVFGGNIDGYNSYAQRGNLPVVEDVMESAMAVWPGLGRLRMLRHWGGIMDMSMDGSPIIDLTPVEGLYLNLGWCYGGFKATPASGFCFAHLIATGQLHPVAAAYRLNRFATGRLIDERGNGAQPNLH from the coding sequence ATGCGCTACTCTGCCTTTTCGTTGCTCGTCCAAAGTTTGAGAGGCCACAAAGGCTGGACGCCCGCATGGCGCGACCCCGCGCCAAAAGCCGAGTATGACGTCATTATCATTGGCGGGGGCGGCCATGGCCTGGCAACTGCTCACTATCTTGCCAGCCGGCACGGCATCTCCAACGTCGCTGTACTCGAGAAAGGGTATCTCGGCTCAGGCAACGCCGGGCGTAACACCACAATCATTCGTTCGAACTACCTGCTTCCAGGCAACACGCCGTTCTACGAGCTCTCGATGAAGCTATGGGAAGGGCTCGAGCGGGATCTCAACTATAACACCATGGTCAGCCAACGAGGCGTTCTGAACCTGTGCCATACAGACGCGCAGCGTGATGCCTATGCTCGCCGCGGTAACGCGATGCGGCTCGCTGGCGTGGACGCAGAATTGCTCGACCGGTCTCAGGTAAGGTCGATGTTGCCCTTCTTGGAATTCGACAATGCGCGCTTTCCGGTCCAGGGCGGGCTTCTCCAGCGCCGAGGCGGCACGGCCAGACACGATGCGGTTGTTTGGGGGTTCGCCCGAGCTGCTGACGGTCGCGGCGTCGACCTAATCCAAAGCTGCGAAGTCACTGGTATTGCCGTTCAGGCGGGCCGCGCCGTCGGCGTCGAGACCTCGCGAGGCCCGATCCGGGCAAAGAAGATCGCAATGGCTGTCGCTGGCAATTCCTCTCAGGTCGCAGCAATGGCTGGGCTGCGTTTGCCTATAGAGAGCCATGTTCTGCAGGCTTTCGTCTCGGAGGGCTTGAAGCCACTCATTGACTGTGTCGTGACCTTCGGCGCGGGACATTTCTACATCAGCCAGTCGGACAAGGGTGGGCTTGTCTTCGGTGGCAATATCGACGGCTATAATTCCTACGCGCAGCGCGGCAACTTGCCCGTGGTCGAGGACGTAATGGAATCGGCCATGGCCGTGTGGCCCGGGCTCGGCCGCCTGCGCATGTTGCGCCACTGGGGCGGCATCATGGACATGTCCATGGACGGATCGCCGATCATCGATCTAACGCCGGTTGAGGGGCTCTATCTGAATTTGGGCTGGTGTTATGGAGGGTTCAAGGCGACACCGGCCTCTGGCTTCTGTTTTGCGCACTTGATTGCCACGGGGCAACTTCATCCCGTCGCTGCAGCCTATCGCCTAAATCGCTTCGCCACTGGGCGCTTGATCGACGAAAGAGGGAATGGCGCCCAGCCTAACCTTCACTGA
- a CDS encoding GlxA family transcriptional regulator yields the protein MTVHVGFVLIPGFPMLSFASVIESLRAANVLSGKQLYRWSLISIDGHTVEASNNLRFAPDYSAGTDRHFDYLFVCAGGNPALFKHEPTFKWLKWLARQNTKIGGLSGGAYILARAGLLFGYRFTLHWEHAPAFAEDYPDLDLRRSLFEIDRDRLTSSGGSASLDMMHALIAQQNGPELAIAVSDWFLQTQIREGEGPQRMELRERLGITSAPLLRAVSRMEQNTERPLSRKELSKIAQVSVRHLDRLFHRYLRHSVGEHYIQIRLHTARELLRQTNLSIMEVAMASGFVSSSHFSRVYKEKYGHTPSSERVQSRL from the coding sequence ATGACGGTCCATGTAGGATTTGTTCTGATCCCTGGCTTCCCGATGCTCTCGTTTGCGTCGGTTATCGAATCGTTGAGGGCTGCCAATGTGCTTTCCGGGAAGCAGCTATACAGGTGGAGCCTTATTTCCATCGATGGGCACACGGTTGAGGCCTCTAATAATCTCAGGTTTGCGCCGGATTATAGCGCGGGTACGGACCGGCATTTTGACTATTTGTTCGTTTGTGCGGGCGGAAATCCTGCCTTATTCAAGCATGAACCCACTTTTAAGTGGTTGAAGTGGCTCGCACGGCAGAACACTAAAATTGGAGGATTGTCTGGAGGGGCATACATTCTTGCGCGAGCTGGACTACTCTTTGGCTACCGCTTTACACTGCACTGGGAGCATGCGCCTGCCTTTGCGGAAGATTATCCAGATCTGGACCTGCGAAGGTCTCTCTTCGAGATTGATCGCGATCGACTAACATCTAGCGGCGGCAGTGCATCGCTCGATATGATGCATGCTCTCATTGCACAACAAAACGGTCCCGAGTTGGCCATCGCAGTCAGCGATTGGTTCTTGCAGACCCAGATCAGGGAAGGCGAAGGTCCACAGCGCATGGAACTGCGGGAGCGCCTCGGAATAACAAGTGCACCTTTGTTGCGCGCAGTTAGTCGAATGGAACAGAACACAGAAAGGCCGCTTTCTCGCAAGGAATTGTCTAAGATTGCTCAAGTTTCAGTTCGTCACTTGGATCGCCTGTTTCACCGCTACCTCCGCCACTCGGTCGGTGAGCACTATATTCAAATCAGATTGCACACGGCGCGCGAACTGCTACGACAGACTAATCTATCTATCATGGAAGTCGCCATGGCGAGCGGGTTCGTCAGTTCGAGTCACTTCTCTCGCGTTTACAAAGAAAAATACGGCCATACGCCAAGTTCCGAGCGCGTTCAAAGTCGTCTTTGA
- a CDS encoding IS3 family transposase (programmed frameshift) yields the protein MKRKRFTEEQIIAVLREHEAGAKAGDLARKHGISEATLYNWKAKYGGMDVCDAKRLKALEDENAKLKKLLADQMLEASALRELLFKKMVGPAAKREAVAHLQATMALSERRACSFVGADRKMIRYRSCRPPEAALRGRLRDLANERRRFGYRRLFILLRREGEASGINRIYRLYREEGLAVRKRRSRRRAVGTRAPILVQAKPNARWSLDFVHDQFACGRRFRVLNIVDDVTRECLAAIPDTSISGRRVARELTELIARRGKPGMIVSDHGTEFTSNAILAWSKDHQVEWHFIAPGKPMQNGFCESFNGRMRDELLNETLFFGLDHARTTIAEWADDYNRSRPHSALGYITPAAYAANLTATDDRLRNPDQLRRSPVAQPAPYGVKPAEALTAAG from the exons ATGAAGAGAAAGCGGTTTACGGAAGAGCAGATCATCGCGGTTCTGCGTGAGCACGAAGCGGGGGCAAAGGCGGGCGACCTGGCGCGCAAGCATGGGATCTCCGAGGCGACGCTGTATAACTGGAAGGCGAAGTATGGCGGGATGGACGTCTGCGATGCCAAACGGCTGAAGGCCCTGGAAGACGAGAACGCGAAGCTGAAGAAGCTGCTCGCCGACCAGATGCTGGAAGCGTCGGCGCTGCGCGAGCTTCTTT TCAAAAAAATGGTAGGGCCCGCCGCCAAGCGCGAAGCCGTCGCGCATCTGCAGGCCACGATGGCCCTGTCGGAGCGGCGGGCCTGTTCCTTTGTGGGCGCCGATCGCAAGATGATCCGGTATCGTTCTTGTCGCCCACCTGAGGCGGCACTGCGCGGCCGGCTACGCGACCTGGCCAACGAGCGCCGGCGCTTCGGCTATCGGCGGCTGTTCATTCTGCTCAGGCGCGAAGGCGAGGCATCGGGTATCAACCGCATCTACCGGCTATACCGCGAAGAAGGACTGGCCGTGCGCAAGCGACGCTCCAGGCGCCGAGCGGTAGGGACGCGGGCACCGATCCTGGTCCAGGCGAAGCCGAACGCGCGCTGGTCGCTGGATTTTGTCCATGACCAGTTCGCCTGCGGCCGGCGCTTCCGCGTGCTCAACATCGTCGACGACGTGACGCGCGAATGCCTGGCGGCGATCCCGGACACCTCGATCTCCGGCCGCCGGGTGGCGCGTGAACTGACGGAACTGATCGCCCGGCGCGGCAAGCCGGGCATGATCGTCTCTGACCACGGCACCGAGTTCACCTCGAACGCGATCCTCGCCTGGTCGAAGGATCATCAGGTGGAATGGCACTTCATCGCGCCGGGCAAGCCGATGCAGAACGGCTTCTGCGAAAGCTTCAACGGGCGGATGCGGGACGAGTTGCTGAACGAAACCCTGTTCTTCGGCCTCGACCATGCCCGAACAACCATCGCCGAATGGGCAGACGACTACAACCGATCGCGCCCACATTCGGCGCTCGGATACATCACGCCTGCGGCCTATGCCGCCAATCTCACCGCAACGGACGATCGGCTGCGCAACCCCGACCAGCTCCGCCGATCACCCGTTGCTCAACCCGCGCCATACGGCGTAAAACCCGCCGAGGCTCTAACTGCAGCCGGATGA
- a CDS encoding acetolactate synthase large subunit — protein sequence MNGAESLVHTLLRSRVDTCFANPGTSEMHFVGALDKVPGMHCVLGLQENIVTGMADGYYRIARRPACTLLHCGPGLANGMGNLHNARRARAGIVNIVGDQATYHRPFDAPLTADTEGMARTVSHWVRTSTDVTEVGRDAAAAVQAASALSGQIATLILPADASWKRGGAIAGPLAVPAPPPIDPHAVENAARVLRSKKNVLILLADQATLAPSQALAWRVARATGATLLASYTNAHMARGRGRLQLERVSYGTDAAIKELGRFEQIVLVNAKAPVGFFAYPGKPSTQYASNAQIHVLSRPDQDAVAALQALVDELQAPGAPIPDPGPRPNAVSGAPTQEGLALTLAALMPEDSIVSNESISFGRDLYKFTHAAPAHDWLNLSGGAIGDGLPVATGAAVAAKGRRRVISLQADGSAMYSLQSLWTQARERLPCTTILLNNKKYNILIGEYKNVGAVPGPTAMGMLDLSNPDLNWVKLANGLGVEAAHASSLEQCADLLKQSFKRQSPFLIDLSI from the coding sequence ATGAACGGCGCGGAAAGCCTCGTGCATACCTTGCTGCGGTCAAGAGTTGACACGTGCTTCGCCAATCCAGGCACCAGCGAAATGCATTTCGTAGGCGCGCTAGACAAGGTTCCGGGGATGCACTGCGTTCTGGGTCTCCAAGAAAATATCGTTACCGGGATGGCAGATGGATATTATCGCATCGCGCGCAGGCCAGCGTGTACTTTGCTCCATTGTGGTCCGGGCTTGGCCAATGGCATGGGCAATTTGCACAACGCACGGAGGGCCAGGGCCGGAATTGTAAATATCGTAGGTGATCAGGCTACTTATCATCGTCCCTTTGATGCGCCGCTAACGGCCGACACCGAAGGCATGGCGCGTACTGTTTCTCACTGGGTGCGAACGAGCACTGATGTTACGGAGGTTGGCCGAGATGCGGCGGCCGCGGTTCAAGCCGCGAGCGCATTGTCAGGCCAGATCGCTACATTGATCCTTCCAGCGGATGCATCGTGGAAACGCGGAGGGGCGATAGCGGGGCCGCTTGCGGTCCCCGCCCCACCGCCGATCGATCCTCACGCCGTGGAAAATGCAGCACGCGTCCTGCGTTCCAAAAAGAACGTTCTCATCCTCTTAGCCGATCAAGCGACACTTGCCCCGTCCCAAGCGCTGGCGTGGCGGGTTGCTCGTGCTACAGGTGCGACCTTGCTCGCGAGCTATACAAACGCGCATATGGCGCGCGGCCGCGGAAGGCTGCAACTAGAGCGCGTTTCCTACGGAACCGACGCAGCGATCAAGGAATTAGGCCGTTTTGAACAGATTGTCCTCGTGAACGCAAAAGCGCCAGTTGGCTTCTTTGCCTATCCGGGTAAACCCTCAACGCAGTATGCCTCCAATGCACAAATCCATGTTCTGTCACGCCCTGACCAGGACGCAGTAGCGGCGCTACAGGCACTCGTCGATGAGTTGCAGGCACCGGGAGCTCCGATCCCCGATCCCGGTCCACGGCCGAACGCCGTAAGCGGTGCGCCGACGCAGGAAGGTTTGGCGCTTACCCTGGCCGCCCTAATGCCGGAAGACTCAATCGTATCTAACGAGAGCATCTCGTTCGGCCGAGACCTCTACAAGTTCACCCATGCCGCTCCCGCCCACGATTGGTTGAATTTGAGTGGCGGCGCGATCGGCGACGGATTGCCGGTTGCCACCGGAGCAGCCGTTGCCGCAAAGGGGCGTAGACGAGTCATTAGCCTCCAGGCCGACGGGTCCGCAATGTACTCGCTACAGTCCCTATGGACACAGGCTCGCGAGCGTTTGCCTTGTACAACAATTCTTCTCAACAATAAGAAGTACAACATCCTTATAGGCGAATACAAGAATGTTGGCGCGGTTCCTGGCCCGACCGCAATGGGCATGCTGGACCTGTCAAATCCCGATCTTAACTGGGTAAAACTTGCCAACGGGTTGGGGGTTGAAGCCGCGCACGCAAGTTCTCTGGAACAATGTGCGGACCTCCTAAAGCAAAGCTTTAAACGACAGTCGCCCTTCCTAATAGATCTCTCTATCTAG
- a CDS encoding GntR family transcriptional regulator has translation MKIGRNALSDATATARKRSSGRLYMPTSARLSDDVYSRLKEDILSASLKSDERLYETTVAESFGGSRTPVREALLRLLEEGLLVRQGRAYVVSRISVSEMIDIYRVRQNLECLSASLAAESITDAELSELRAMIEAMRAAAGRRDGSTFNLLDSRFHLAIAKSTGNEVLTGILTKLHERVLLVRNSVERFLSRLENANQEHEAIYNAIRRRQSTIAVAEMNSHIQSTIESLKASGIELVEANER, from the coding sequence ATGAAGATTGGTAGGAACGCTTTGTCCGATGCAACTGCAACAGCCCGCAAACGCTCTTCCGGCCGGCTGTACATGCCGACGTCTGCTCGGCTGAGTGACGACGTGTACTCCAGGCTGAAAGAAGATATTTTGTCGGCCTCGTTGAAATCGGACGAGCGTCTTTACGAGACCACCGTGGCAGAGTCCTTCGGCGGATCCAGAACGCCGGTTCGCGAGGCTCTGTTGAGGCTGCTTGAAGAAGGGCTCTTGGTGCGACAGGGGCGGGCGTATGTGGTCAGTCGGATATCAGTTTCTGAGATGATCGACATCTATCGGGTTCGCCAGAACCTGGAGTGTCTCTCTGCCTCATTGGCCGCTGAATCGATCACCGATGCAGAGCTCAGCGAATTGAGAGCAATGATTGAGGCGATGAGAGCAGCAGCAGGGAGGCGAGATGGCAGCACGTTCAACCTTCTTGATTCTAGATTTCATTTGGCAATAGCCAAATCAACCGGCAATGAGGTTCTGACAGGCATCCTTACAAAGCTTCACGAAAGGGTTTTGCTGGTTCGAAACTCAGTGGAGCGATTTCTGTCTCGCCTCGAGAATGCAAATCAAGAGCATGAGGCGATCTACAACGCAATTCGGAGGCGGCAATCAACAATCGCGGTTGCCGAAATGAACTCTCACATTCAGTCGACGATCGAGTCGCTGAAAGCGTCTGGCATAGAGCTCGTAGAGGCTAATGAGCGATAA
- a CDS encoding 2-hydroxyacid dehydrogenase, which translates to MSDKMTCGLSGQSAKPCVLFLWEQGNALEWKFFMEGLIGDIDFRVFPDVGECADVDYIMTWMPPIGEIEKYPNAKAIFSIGAGVSHILRDPHVPQDIPIVRLTDDALSLDMSLYALHWTLHFHRGFDQYLRQKQSKVWKRHPYPGNEDRKVGVLGLGEIGGKLVEMLRDMHFDVGGWSRSKKNIEGVSCFVGEEGLAQLLSRSEILVSVLPPTPETANLLNEARLRLMPKGAFLINMGRGEAVADDDLLKLIDEGHLAGAVLDVFREEPLPSFSPYWSHPSVVVTPHAAGPTSVKYGAKRIAENIIKMQSGRPPHPVYNAILGY; encoded by the coding sequence ATGAGCGATAAAATGACATGCGGTCTGAGCGGACAGTCGGCCAAGCCTTGCGTATTATTTCTCTGGGAGCAGGGAAATGCGCTCGAATGGAAATTCTTCATGGAAGGACTAATCGGGGATATCGACTTTCGTGTGTTTCCCGATGTTGGGGAGTGCGCCGACGTCGACTACATAATGACGTGGATGCCTCCAATCGGAGAGATTGAGAAATACCCCAACGCCAAGGCGATATTCTCCATTGGAGCTGGCGTTTCGCATATCCTGCGCGACCCGCACGTGCCGCAAGACATTCCCATCGTCCGTCTCACCGACGATGCGCTCAGTTTGGACATGTCGCTCTATGCTCTGCATTGGACATTACATTTTCACAGGGGGTTCGATCAATATCTGCGACAGAAGCAATCAAAGGTCTGGAAGCGGCATCCCTATCCAGGCAACGAGGATCGAAAAGTCGGTGTTCTTGGTCTCGGCGAAATTGGGGGGAAACTTGTCGAGATGCTCCGGGATATGCACTTTGACGTTGGCGGGTGGAGTCGCTCAAAGAAGAATATCGAAGGTGTATCCTGCTTCGTTGGCGAGGAGGGCCTCGCTCAGCTTTTGAGCCGGAGCGAAATCCTTGTTTCCGTGCTGCCTCCTACTCCAGAAACCGCCAACCTATTGAATGAAGCTCGCCTGAGACTGATGCCGAAGGGCGCCTTTCTCATCAATATGGGGCGTGGCGAGGCGGTCGCAGATGATGATCTGTTGAAACTCATAGATGAGGGGCATCTGGCAGGCGCGGTCCTGGACGTTTTTCGCGAGGAGCCTTTGCCATCATTCAGCCCCTACTGGAGTCATCCTTCCGTAGTGGTAACGCCCCATGCTGCCGGACCGACAAGTGTGAAGTACGGGGCCAAACGTATCGCTGAAAACATCATCAAGATGCAGTCGGGTCGTCCTCCTCATCCAGTCTACAATGCGATTCTTGGTTATTGA
- a CDS encoding FAD-binding oxidoreductase: protein MSKTNEDQIEQLRQLLGNDGVLTGNDCLPYESGARFDVGKAAFVLRPTTVSELSAAVSFCVRNSIPIIPQSANTGVVAGSTPDPSGTQAVVSLERLRNRFEIDAENRSVHLDAGYRLSELNVRLEQHGLFFPIDLGADPFVGGMIATNTGGARFIRYGDVRRNTLGLTVVFADENGSVVKLGSALRKSNVGVDWKQLFIGTCGVFGIVAECVLNLEPVPRQVATALLVPKSLDAVLPLLDLIERRAGPSLSAFEGMSGNAIAAALAHVPRLKNPFSRREYPEYAILVEISRVWEAQQSEIPIGEQLHTILSELWDSNNELLDDVLVGPSHELWALRHAISEGVKAVGKLVALDIAFKRGDVMRFLKRMRTELPAAFPDVRICEFGHIGDGGVHFNLVVDRDSANASDPDYESRIRSQVYNIVVNEYGGSFSAEHNIGRKNQVYFDRFTDDNLKRLSAALKNASSPSPLGVPVLW from the coding sequence ATGAGCAAGACAAATGAAGATCAAATTGAGCAGCTAAGGCAGCTATTGGGCAATGACGGCGTTCTTACCGGGAACGATTGCTTGCCTTATGAGTCCGGCGCCCGGTTCGATGTGGGAAAAGCAGCATTCGTGCTTCGGCCTACGACGGTATCGGAACTATCTGCTGCCGTTAGCTTTTGCGTGCGAAACTCGATCCCCATCATTCCACAATCAGCAAACACGGGGGTTGTAGCCGGGTCAACGCCTGATCCAAGCGGGACCCAAGCAGTGGTTAGCCTCGAGCGTCTCCGCAATCGCTTCGAGATTGATGCCGAGAACCGGTCGGTTCATCTGGACGCGGGCTATCGGTTATCCGAGCTAAATGTTCGGTTGGAGCAGCATGGCCTTTTCTTCCCGATCGATCTTGGCGCTGACCCCTTTGTCGGAGGCATGATCGCAACTAACACGGGTGGTGCGCGCTTCATCCGTTATGGGGACGTTCGGCGAAACACCCTTGGCCTCACGGTCGTTTTCGCGGATGAGAACGGTTCCGTGGTGAAGCTCGGGTCAGCTCTTCGCAAAAGCAACGTAGGGGTCGACTGGAAACAGCTTTTTATCGGCACCTGTGGTGTTTTTGGTATCGTGGCGGAATGTGTGCTCAATCTGGAGCCTGTGCCTCGGCAAGTAGCAACAGCACTATTGGTGCCGAAAAGTCTCGACGCTGTCCTCCCTCTACTCGATCTAATTGAAAGGAGAGCCGGGCCTAGCCTTTCGGCGTTTGAGGGCATGTCGGGGAACGCAATAGCGGCTGCATTGGCACACGTGCCCCGACTTAAGAACCCATTTTCCCGACGCGAGTACCCCGAGTACGCTATTTTAGTCGAGATCTCTCGAGTTTGGGAAGCTCAACAAAGTGAGATTCCCATAGGCGAACAGCTGCACACTATCCTGTCCGAGCTCTGGGATAGCAATAATGAGTTACTGGACGACGTTCTCGTCGGCCCATCGCACGAGCTTTGGGCCCTGAGGCATGCGATCTCCGAAGGGGTGAAAGCTGTTGGCAAACTAGTGGCGCTTGATATCGCCTTCAAGCGTGGCGACGTCATGCGCTTCCTAAAACGAATGAGGACCGAACTTCCAGCGGCCTTCCCGGACGTCCGAATTTGCGAGTTCGGCCATATTGGTGATGGGGGCGTTCATTTCAATTTGGTGGTCGACCGTGACAGCGCCAATGCGTCCGACCCGGACTATGAGAGCCGAATACGATCGCAGGTCTATAACATTGTCGTAAACGAATATGGCGGGAGCTTCAGCGCAGAGCATAATATAGGAAGAAAAAACCAGGTATATTTTGATCGATTTACAGACGATAACTTAAAGAGATTGTCTGCGGCGTTGAAAAATGCGTCGTCACCGAGCCCATTGGGCGTCCCGGTTTTGTGGTAG
- a CDS encoding pyridoxal phosphate-dependent aminotransferase, which produces MGVATNSVASVFRPSSALSKIGPSAITRMTAATAELQRQGRQIARMHLGEPDFGTPENIVEAAIRAMRAGDTHYTALDGTPEVKSAVQEKFSRENGIHFESDQIVVTSGAKMALFSAFFATLNPGDEVILPAPYWVSYSDIVEMMGARAVVLPTYAKDGFRLLAEDLERAITPNTRWLLINSPSNPSGAVYRKSDYEPILEVIERHPHVWLMVDDMYEHIIFQDEPFVTPAQLRPDLQSRILTINGVSKAYAMTGWRIGYAGGPAPLMKAIKAVLSQSTSCPCSIAQAAAAEALRGPQDSLRRYLGEYRARRDLVMTELSHCPDLKAIEPDGTFYAFVDWRALFGKSTPRGETLTDDEDLCQYLLHDCGVSIVPGLAFGTPSFFRISFASSEAELRLGMARIREGCAALM; this is translated from the coding sequence ATGGGCGTCGCAACAAATTCTGTGGCCTCGGTCTTCCGGCCGTCCTCGGCGCTTTCGAAAATAGGTCCATCGGCAATTACGCGAATGACTGCTGCCACTGCCGAGTTACAGCGCCAAGGGCGGCAGATCGCCAGGATGCACTTGGGTGAGCCCGATTTTGGCACGCCGGAGAATATTGTCGAAGCCGCCATTCGCGCAATGCGAGCTGGAGATACACATTACACTGCGCTCGACGGCACACCCGAGGTCAAATCTGCGGTGCAAGAGAAATTTTCACGAGAGAACGGCATCCACTTCGAAAGTGACCAAATCGTCGTTACGTCGGGCGCGAAGATGGCGCTGTTCAGCGCCTTTTTCGCGACTCTTAATCCAGGAGACGAAGTTATCCTCCCGGCACCCTATTGGGTGAGCTACAGCGACATCGTCGAAATGATGGGCGCAAGGGCAGTGGTCCTGCCGACGTACGCGAAGGACGGCTTCAGACTGCTGGCCGAGGACCTAGAGCGGGCGATCACGCCGAATACCCGCTGGCTGCTCATCAACTCCCCCTCCAACCCATCTGGAGCGGTCTATCGGAAGTCGGATTATGAACCGATCCTAGAGGTGATTGAGCGACATCCGCACGTCTGGCTCATGGTCGACGACATGTACGAACATATTATCTTCCAGGATGAGCCGTTCGTCACTCCAGCTCAGCTGCGCCCGGATTTGCAGAGCCGCATCCTTACAATCAACGGCGTCTCGAAAGCATATGCGATGACCGGATGGCGCATCGGCTATGCAGGCGGACCGGCGCCTCTCATGAAGGCGATTAAGGCGGTTCTAAGCCAGTCCACCTCTTGCCCATGTTCAATTGCGCAAGCGGCCGCTGCCGAGGCCTTGCGGGGACCGCAAGACTCTCTACGGCGCTACTTGGGTGAATACCGGGCCCGGCGCGATCTTGTGATGACTGAGCTGTCGCATTGCCCGGATCTGAAAGCGATCGAGCCCGATGGAACCTTCTACGCGTTCGTCGATTGGCGGGCGTTGTTCGGAAAATCGACACCAAGGGGTGAGACGTTGACCGACGATGAAGACCTTTGCCAGTATCTTCTCCACGACTGCGGGGTCTCAATCGTACCCGGATTGGCGTTCGGAACCCCAAGCTTTTTTCGTATTTCTTTCGCCAGTTCGGAAGCCGAATTGCGTTTGGGCATGGCTCGCATTCGAGAAGGTTGCGCCGCCCTCATGTAA
- a CDS encoding LysR substrate-binding domain-containing protein — protein MIGVPRRQDLPRKLRYFPSPRALLAFEAAARKGSLTEAGKELNVSRVAVSRQVRQLELQLGFDLFVRGQSHVDLTRSGKRLSRVISGAFRSIFEEIEALMNTNTESLISISTTAGVATYWLMPIIGKYKRIKPNVHFRLLTTQEIINLSASDVDIAIRYGSGSWPGTVNTELQPNWVSPLCNRAFLATHGPFKSLADLCRVPLLEYEAAVDSTSSWTAYFHQVGMLESPPTGMSTYDSFVNFVQAVLDGQGVGLLGPPLMEQFLAGGVLVPALEAPRVQQGMYFLCQRHGATPSQSVREFSDWLLKELTPVEVESTQRTSPQS, from the coding sequence TTGATCGGCGTTCCTCGGAGACAGGACCTGCCTCGCAAGCTGCGATATTTCCCCTCACCAAGAGCGCTGCTCGCCTTTGAGGCTGCGGCGCGAAAAGGCAGTTTAACCGAAGCGGGCAAAGAGTTGAATGTCAGCCGTGTCGCGGTGTCGCGGCAGGTAAGGCAACTTGAACTCCAACTGGGCTTCGATCTCTTCGTGCGCGGGCAAAGCCACGTGGATCTGACGAGGTCCGGGAAGCGACTTTCCCGCGTCATTTCCGGTGCCTTCCGTTCGATCTTCGAAGAAATTGAAGCGCTGATGAACACCAACACCGAGAGCCTCATCAGCATATCTACGACCGCAGGCGTCGCTACCTACTGGCTGATGCCGATTATTGGAAAGTACAAGCGCATAAAGCCCAATGTACATTTTCGTCTACTTACCACCCAAGAAATCATCAACTTGTCGGCATCGGACGTGGATATCGCGATACGTTACGGATCCGGGTCGTGGCCCGGAACGGTAAACACGGAGTTGCAGCCGAATTGGGTAAGTCCGCTTTGCAATAGAGCCTTCCTTGCAACTCACGGGCCGTTCAAGTCCCTGGCGGATCTATGTCGTGTTCCGCTTCTAGAATACGAGGCCGCGGTCGATTCCACCTCGTCTTGGACAGCATATTTCCATCAAGTTGGAATGTTGGAGTCCCCCCCTACGGGAATGAGCACATATGACTCCTTTGTAAATTTCGTGCAGGCGGTGCTGGACGGGCAAGGCGTGGGGCTGCTCGGCCCCCCGCTGATGGAGCAGTTTCTTGCAGGCGGGGTTCTAGTTCCGGCGCTCGAAGCGCCAAGGGTGCAGCAGGGTATGTATTTCTTGTGCCAGCGGCATGGGGCCACTCCTTCTCAATCTGTAAGGGAGTTCAGTGATTGGCTCCTCAAAGAGCTTACGCCCGTCGAAGTCGAAAGCACCCAAAGGACCTCGCCGCAAAGTTAG